A genomic segment from Brevundimonas sp. SORGH_AS_0993 encodes:
- the mutS gene encoding DNA mismatch repair protein MutS, which yields MNAPVSHPPEIAASLEGATPFMAQYLTAKAGQPDAILFFRMGDFYELFFKDAEVAAAALGITLTKRGKHQGEDIPMAGVPVHAMEGYLARLIRIGHKVAICEQLEDPAEAKKRGGKAVVQRGVVRVVTPGTLTEDSLLDARGANRLAAVAVRKGRAAVAVVELSSGAVDSVACAIEDLGAALAAFRPSEVLVTDRMYSDEATRDALDGSGGVVQALAGAIAEPQAARARVERLYGVSALDGFGTFEEAEVSALGLIAAYLETTQAGKVPALAPPRRLGESGFLAIDPATRASLEIDRTQRGEREGSLLACIDRTVTSGGARALAERIARPLRDPLSINEQLDAVEWLLERRDLRRDLREALKASSDIARAVGRLALGRGGPRDLAAVRTGLSIAEGVAGLFVGQVDPLTGQPRRIALALDRLTLSPDVSRLKADLIDGLVDEPSHLARDGGFVRPDYRPELDAARTLRDDSRRVVADLEARAVAESGVPFKIKHNAVLGYFLETSAKAAESLLRAGPDSPFIHRQTLANQVRFTTVELSELDAKISQAGHRALAIEAETFETWRREVAALAQPLQAVAEALAELDAHAALAEWAQEVGAVRPAVDDTLTFCVEAGRHPVVEAAVKAQGAPYTPNNARLDGSGQDGSRLAIVTGPNMAGKSTFLRQNALLVILAQAGAFVPARAMRLGVVDRLFSRVGAGDDLARGRSTFMMEMVETAAILTQATPKSFVVLDEIGRGTATYDGLAIAWATAEALHETNRARTLFATHYHELAQLETRLDHVCNLSMVAKEWNGDLVFLHEAAPGAADRSYGVQVAKLAGVPTSVVARARSVLERLEGEKAAAARLDDLPLFAVAEPEPVRGPSPLELAFRDVDPDDLTPREALEALYRLKALL from the coding sequence ATGAACGCGCCCGTCTCCCATCCCCCCGAAATCGCCGCCTCGCTGGAGGGCGCGACGCCGTTCATGGCGCAATATCTGACGGCCAAGGCGGGCCAGCCGGACGCCATCCTCTTCTTCCGCATGGGCGATTTCTACGAGCTGTTCTTCAAGGACGCCGAGGTCGCGGCGGCCGCGCTGGGCATCACCCTGACCAAGCGCGGCAAGCATCAGGGCGAGGACATCCCCATGGCCGGGGTGCCGGTCCATGCGATGGAGGGCTATCTGGCCCGGCTGATCCGCATCGGCCACAAGGTCGCCATCTGCGAACAGCTGGAAGACCCCGCCGAGGCCAAGAAGCGCGGCGGCAAGGCGGTGGTCCAGCGCGGCGTGGTCCGGGTCGTCACCCCCGGCACCCTGACCGAGGACAGCCTGCTGGACGCGCGCGGCGCCAACCGGCTGGCGGCGGTCGCGGTGCGAAAGGGTCGGGCCGCCGTCGCCGTGGTGGAACTGTCGTCCGGCGCGGTCGACAGCGTCGCCTGCGCCATCGAGGATTTGGGCGCGGCCCTGGCCGCCTTCCGCCCGTCCGAAGTCCTCGTCACCGACCGGATGTATTCGGACGAGGCGACCCGCGATGCGCTGGATGGCTCGGGCGGTGTGGTCCAGGCGCTCGCCGGCGCCATCGCGGAACCCCAGGCCGCCCGCGCCCGCGTCGAACGGCTGTACGGCGTCTCGGCGCTCGACGGTTTCGGCACCTTCGAGGAAGCCGAGGTCTCTGCGCTTGGCCTGATCGCCGCCTATCTGGAGACCACCCAGGCGGGCAAGGTTCCCGCCCTGGCCCCGCCCCGCCGTCTGGGCGAAAGCGGCTTTTTGGCCATCGACCCGGCGACCCGCGCCAGTCTTGAGATCGACCGCACCCAGCGCGGCGAGCGGGAAGGCTCGCTTCTGGCCTGCATCGACCGCACCGTGACCTCGGGCGGGGCCCGCGCCCTGGCCGAACGCATCGCCCGGCCCCTGCGCGATCCGCTCTCCATCAACGAACAGCTCGATGCCGTCGAATGGCTCTTGGAGCGCCGCGACCTGCGTCGCGATCTGCGCGAGGCGCTGAAGGCGTCGTCGGACATCGCCCGCGCCGTCGGACGACTGGCGCTGGGTCGGGGCGGCCCGCGCGACCTGGCGGCCGTGCGCACCGGCCTGTCGATCGCCGAGGGCGTCGCCGGTCTGTTCGTCGGTCAGGTCGATCCTCTGACCGGCCAGCCGCGCCGCATCGCCCTGGCGCTGGACCGCCTGACCCTTTCGCCCGACGTCTCGCGGCTGAAGGCCGACCTGATCGACGGCCTGGTGGACGAGCCGTCGCACCTGGCCCGCGACGGCGGCTTCGTGCGCCCCGACTATCGCCCCGAACTGGATGCCGCCCGCACCCTGCGCGACGACAGCCGCCGCGTCGTCGCCGATCTGGAAGCCCGCGCCGTCGCCGAGTCCGGCGTGCCGTTCAAGATCAAGCACAACGCCGTCCTCGGTTATTTCCTCGAAACCAGCGCCAAGGCCGCCGAATCCTTACTCCGCGCCGGACCCGACAGCCCCTTCATTCACCGCCAGACACTCGCCAATCAGGTCCGCTTCACTACCGTCGAACTGTCGGAACTGGACGCCAAGATCAGCCAGGCCGGCCACCGGGCCCTGGCCATCGAGGCCGAGACCTTCGAGACCTGGCGGCGCGAGGTCGCAGCCCTGGCCCAGCCGCTTCAGGCGGTCGCCGAAGCCCTGGCCGAACTGGACGCCCACGCCGCCCTCGCCGAATGGGCGCAGGAGGTCGGCGCCGTCCGCCCCGCCGTGGACGACACCCTGACCTTCTGCGTCGAGGCCGGCCGCCATCCCGTCGTCGAGGCGGCGGTCAAGGCGCAAGGCGCGCCCTACACTCCGAACAACGCCCGGCTGGACGGGTCGGGCCAGGACGGATCGCGCCTCGCCATCGTCACCGGCCCGAACATGGCGGGTAAATCGACCTTCCTGCGCCAGAACGCGCTTCTGGTCATTCTGGCCCAGGCCGGCGCCTTCGTGCCTGCCCGCGCGATGCGGCTGGGCGTGGTGGACCGGCTGTTCAGCCGCGTCGGCGCAGGCGACGACCTGGCGCGCGGCCGCTCCACCTTCATGATGGAGATGGTCGAGACGGCCGCCATCCTGACCCAGGCCACGCCCAAGAGCTTCGTCGTGCTGGACGAGATCGGGCGCGGCACCGCCACCTACGACGGTCTGGCAATCGCCTGGGCCACGGCCGAGGCCCTGCACGAGACCAATCGCGCCCGCACCCTGTTCGCCACCCACTATCACGAACTGGCCCAGTTGGAGACGCGGCTGGACCACGTCTGCAACCTGTCGATGGTGGCCAAGGAGTGGAACGGCGATCTGGTCTTCCTGCACGAGGCGGCGCCCGGCGCGGCCGACCGCTCCTATGGCGTGCAGGTGGCCAAGCTGGCGGGCGTGCCGACATCCGTGGTCGCCCGCGCCCGTTCGGTGCTGGAGCGTCTGGAAGGCGAAAAGGCCGCCGCCGCCCGCCTGGACGACCTGCCCCTGTTCGCCGTCGCCGAGCCGGAACCCGTGCGCGGCCCCTCGCCTCTGGAACTGGCGTTCCGCGACGTCGATCCCGACGACCTGACCCCGCGCGAGGCGCTGGAGGCGCTCTATCGGCTGAAGGCGCTGCTCTAG
- a CDS encoding phasin produces the protein MAASAEVIAARTTRMALDLTNPQGQDLVELSLMGTEKAEAAAASAAALAASAGVIGRRLGQAALDEGAKALDAAEAMMTAGDAATAAEVQLRYMAGWWGRAAGQALALNAALMKAQAEAVAPIHRTATANARRLRKQS, from the coding sequence TTGGCCGCCTCGGCCGAGGTGATCGCCGCGCGCACCACCCGCATGGCGCTGGACCTGACCAACCCCCAGGGTCAGGATCTGGTCGAACTGTCCCTGATGGGCACGGAGAAGGCCGAGGCGGCGGCGGCCTCGGCGGCCGCCCTGGCGGCCAGCGCGGGCGTCATCGGCCGGCGGCTGGGCCAGGCGGCGCTGGACGAAGGGGCCAAGGCCCTGGATGCGGCGGAGGCGATGATGACGGCGGGCGACGCCGCGACGGCGGCCGAGGTCCAGCTGCGCTACATGGCCGGCTGGTGGGGCCGGGCGGCGGGTCAGGCCCTGGCCCTCAACGCGGCCCTGATGAAGGCCCAGGCCGAGGCCGTGGCCCCCATCCACAGGACGGCGACGGCCAACGCCCGGCGGCTGCGTAAACAGTCCTAG
- a CDS encoding TetR/AcrR family transcriptional regulator translates to MARRQGQIDERKRQAVLDAAGTLFADKGMAVSMEEIARVAGVAKQTLYNRFASKAEIARALANQRADAIVAPLKEAGEPAQVLEALALSLLERICHPDKTSSIRGVVLMSAEAPDIAQAVYEGGPLRSLNLLSAWLADQTRAGRLDVADPDDAAEMFTGMVLGHGHLRAMLNAPQLDAARRARRARNAARLFLAAYGPKVSVASTAASSA, encoded by the coding sequence ATGGCGCGCCGGCAGGGCCAGATCGACGAACGCAAGCGCCAGGCGGTGCTGGACGCCGCCGGCACCCTGTTCGCGGACAAGGGGATGGCGGTGTCGATGGAGGAGATCGCCCGCGTCGCCGGGGTGGCGAAACAGACCCTCTACAACCGCTTCGCCTCAAAGGCCGAGATCGCCCGCGCCCTGGCCAACCAGCGGGCGGACGCCATCGTCGCGCCCCTGAAGGAAGCTGGCGAACCGGCCCAGGTGCTGGAGGCCCTGGCCCTCAGCCTGCTGGAGCGGATCTGCCATCCCGACAAGACCAGTTCGATACGAGGGGTGGTGCTGATGTCGGCGGAGGCCCCCGACATCGCCCAAGCGGTCTATGAGGGCGGGCCGCTGCGCAGTCTGAACCTTCTGTCGGCCTGGCTGGCGGATCAGACCCGCGCCGGACGGTTGGACGTGGCCGATCCCGACGACGCGGCCGAGATGTTCACCGGCATGGTGCTGGGCCACGGCCATCTGCGCGCCATGCTGAACGCCCCGCAACTGGACGCGGCGCGTCGCGCCCGCCGCGCCCGCAACGCCGCGCGTCTGTTCCTGGCCGCCTATGGCCCCAAGGTTTCTGTCGCTTCGACGGCGGCTTCCAGCGCATAG
- a CDS encoding DHA2 family efflux MFS transporter permease subunit: MTDAAPAASGGAPSAARAPVAGQPEINWTMLLLGFAGMVVGQFMAILDIQIVAASLPQIQAGVGASADEISWIQTAYLIPEVVMIPLSGFLSRLWGTQRLFLASCAGFVLMSVATGLSTSIDTMILFRAIQGFVGGAMIPTVFAVAFTAFPPERRVTASVVMGLIVTLAPTVGPTLGGHLTEWLSWRWLFFINVGPGLIVLFLVGRYGNFDKGDPSLAKGFDWWGLGLMAIFLMSMQFVLEEGAKNDWFDDNLILILTVVAAVAGPVFVWRSLSYRQPIVELRAFGNRNFLVGFIMTFTVGFALFGGTFLLPLFLGRVLQYSSSEVGTTMVVSGLAMFATGPFAGRLVRKLDARVLMFGGFMMCAWGMWEARVVTDNWGFWEFASVQAFRGVGVMLAMIASQQVTMATLPPHMIKNASGLVNLSRNVGGAFGLAILNTSLTSNTALHMAELTSAIGQGDQAMRGMLAGMAQRFSGAIDPTASALKAVYGLLQKQATTLAFGDAFALLAIMCAGAAFVTLLAQPVKAQAGAPPSDAH; this comes from the coding sequence GTGACCGACGCCGCCCCCGCCGCTTCCGGCGGGGCCCCTTCCGCCGCCAGGGCCCCCGTCGCCGGCCAGCCTGAGATCAACTGGACCATGCTGCTGCTGGGCTTCGCCGGCATGGTGGTGGGCCAGTTCATGGCCATTCTGGATATCCAGATCGTCGCCGCCTCCCTGCCGCAGATCCAGGCCGGGGTCGGCGCCTCGGCCGACGAGATCAGCTGGATCCAGACCGCCTATCTGATCCCCGAGGTGGTGATGATCCCCCTGTCGGGCTTCCTGTCGCGGCTGTGGGGCACCCAGCGGCTGTTTCTGGCGTCGTGCGCCGGTTTCGTGCTGATGAGCGTGGCGACCGGCCTGTCGACCTCCATCGACACCATGATCCTGTTTCGGGCCATTCAGGGCTTCGTCGGCGGGGCCATGATCCCGACCGTCTTCGCCGTGGCCTTCACCGCCTTTCCGCCCGAGCGGCGGGTGACGGCCAGCGTGGTCATGGGACTGATCGTCACCCTGGCGCCCACCGTGGGTCCGACCCTGGGCGGGCATCTGACCGAATGGCTGAGCTGGCGCTGGCTGTTCTTCATCAACGTCGGACCCGGACTGATCGTCCTGTTCCTGGTCGGCCGCTACGGGAATTTCGACAAGGGCGATCCATCCCTGGCCAAGGGGTTCGACTGGTGGGGCCTGGGCCTGATGGCGATCTTCCTGATGTCGATGCAATTCGTGCTGGAAGAGGGCGCCAAGAACGACTGGTTCGACGACAATCTGATCCTGATACTGACTGTCGTGGCGGCCGTCGCCGGGCCGGTCTTCGTCTGGCGGTCCCTCAGCTACCGCCAGCCGATCGTGGAGTTGCGGGCCTTCGGCAATCGCAACTTCCTGGTCGGTTTCATCATGACCTTCACCGTCGGCTTCGCCCTGTTCGGCGGCACCTTCCTGTTGCCGCTGTTCCTGGGACGGGTGCTGCAATATTCCTCGTCGGAAGTGGGCACGACCATGGTGGTGTCGGGCCTGGCCATGTTCGCCACCGGCCCCTTCGCCGGGCGGCTGGTGCGCAAGCTGGACGCGCGTGTGCTGATGTTCGGCGGCTTCATGATGTGCGCCTGGGGCATGTGGGAGGCGCGGGTCGTTACGGACAACTGGGGCTTCTGGGAGTTCGCCTCGGTCCAGGCTTTCCGCGGCGTCGGCGTCATGCTGGCCATGATCGCGTCGCAGCAGGTGACGATGGCGACCCTGCCGCCGCACATGATCAAGAACGCTTCGGGCCTGGTGAACCTGTCCCGGAACGTCGGCGGCGCCTTCGGCCTGGCGATCCTGAACACCAGCCTGACGTCCAACACCGCCCTGCACATGGCCGAACTGACCAGCGCCATCGGCCAGGGCGACCAGGCCATGCGCGGCATGCTGGCCGGCATGGCCCAGCGTTTCTCCGGCGCCATCGACCCGACCGCCTCGGCCTTGAAGGCGGTCTATGGCCTGTTGCAGAAGCAGGCGACCACCCTGGCCTTCGGAGACGCCTTCGCCCTGCTGGCGATCATGTGCGCGGGCGCGGCCTTCGTGACCCTTCTGGCCCAGCCCGTGAAGGCCCAGGCAGGCGCGCCGCCGTCGGACGCCCACTGA
- a CDS encoding HlyD family secretion protein, with protein sequence MSPQLKKRLPLFAAVLVGLALIAGGIVWWLNGQRWENTDNAFVQADTTLVSPQLSGRVVEVLVGDNQRVEAGQVLVRLDDSDQKAQLAQAEANLAAALAAVGHVDAQADQEQAAIAARAAAVSQARAQAGLAQAEVDRYGKLAQQGWVSQQRIQTERASAATAAAGVDQAQAALVAEQRTAGVLGSTRQQSVAAVEQAQALVDQARIALERTVIRAPVAGVVGARSVRAGQFVNAGTQLLSIVPLSHTYIVANFKETQLARVRLGQKVEISADAFPGRKIEGRIDSFSPATGAEFALIPVENATGNFTKITQRVPVRIVLGGADRGLVLRPGLSVDVKVDLKSPGGQSFAEAVGTVAAAQAGGAGAAQGAPRP encoded by the coding sequence ATGTCGCCTCAACTCAAGAAACGCCTGCCGCTGTTCGCCGCGGTCCTGGTCGGTCTCGCCCTGATCGCCGGGGGGATCGTCTGGTGGCTGAACGGTCAGCGGTGGGAGAACACCGACAACGCCTTCGTCCAGGCCGACACCACCCTGGTCAGCCCCCAGCTGTCGGGTCGGGTGGTCGAGGTGCTGGTCGGCGACAATCAGCGGGTCGAGGCCGGCCAGGTCCTGGTTCGCCTGGACGATTCCGACCAGAAGGCCCAACTGGCCCAGGCCGAGGCCAATCTGGCCGCCGCCCTCGCCGCCGTGGGCCATGTCGACGCCCAGGCCGATCAGGAGCAGGCCGCCATCGCCGCCCGCGCCGCCGCCGTAAGCCAGGCGCGCGCCCAGGCGGGCCTGGCCCAGGCCGAGGTCGACCGTTACGGCAAGCTGGCGCAGCAGGGCTGGGTCTCGCAGCAACGCATCCAGACCGAGCGCGCCTCGGCCGCCACCGCCGCCGCCGGCGTGGATCAGGCCCAGGCGGCCCTGGTCGCCGAACAGCGCACGGCCGGCGTCCTGGGCTCGACCCGCCAGCAGAGCGTGGCCGCCGTCGAACAGGCCCAGGCCCTGGTCGATCAGGCCCGCATCGCCCTGGAACGCACCGTGATCCGCGCGCCTGTCGCCGGCGTCGTCGGCGCCCGCAGCGTGCGCGCCGGCCAGTTCGTCAACGCCGGCACGCAGCTGCTGTCCATCGTGCCGCTGAGCCACACCTATATCGTCGCCAATTTCAAGGAGACGCAGCTGGCCAGGGTGCGGCTGGGTCAGAAGGTTGAGATTTCGGCCGACGCCTTCCCCGGCCGCAAGATCGAGGGTCGGATCGACAGCTTTTCCCCGGCCACGGGGGCCGAGTTCGCCCTGATCCCGGTCGAGAACGCCACCGGCAACTTCACCAAGATCACCCAGCGGGTGCCCGTCCGCATCGTTCTCGGCGGGGCCGACCGGGGCCTGGTGCTGCGGCCCGGCCTGTCGGTGGACGTCAAGGTCGATCTGAAGAGCCCGGGCGGCCAGAGCTTCGCCGAGGCGGTCGGGACGGTCGCGGCCGCCCAGGCCGGCGGCGCAGGCGCGGCTCAAGGGGCGCCCCGCCCGTGA
- the nth gene encoding endonuclease III — protein sequence MKPTRPKTAAKRPAVMTGAPIPVLRWPPDEDRVEAIFERLARVMPEPKTELNFSNPFTLVVAVALSAQATDVSVNKATDRLFPVADTPAKMLALGEEGLIPYIASIGLYRGKARNVIALSRIVLEQHGGQVPLNRADLQALPGVGRKTASVVLNELGIEAAIAVDTHVFRVSHRLGLANAGTPDKVEAQLFKVVPEEWLPKAHHWLILHGRYTCTAKKPKCLSCLIADLCPSRAGLSALG from the coding sequence ATGAAGCCGACCCGGCCAAAGACCGCCGCCAAACGCCCCGCCGTCATGACCGGCGCGCCGATTCCGGTGCTGCGCTGGCCGCCGGACGAGGATCGGGTGGAAGCGATCTTCGAGCGGCTGGCGCGCGTCATGCCCGAGCCGAAGACCGAGCTGAACTTCTCCAACCCCTTCACCCTGGTCGTCGCCGTCGCCCTGTCGGCCCAGGCCACGGATGTGTCGGTCAACAAGGCGACCGACCGTCTGTTTCCGGTCGCCGACACGCCGGCGAAGATGCTGGCCCTGGGGGAAGAGGGGCTGATCCCCTACATCGCCTCCATCGGCCTGTACCGGGGCAAGGCCCGCAACGTCATAGCCCTGAGCCGCATCGTGCTGGAACAGCATGGGGGCCAGGTTCCGCTGAACCGCGCCGACCTGCAGGCCCTGCCGGGCGTGGGGCGCAAGACCGCGTCGGTCGTGCTGAACGAACTGGGGATCGAGGCGGCCATCGCGGTGGACACCCACGTCTTTCGCGTCTCGCACCGGCTGGGTCTGGCCAACGCCGGAACGCCCGACAAGGTCGAGGCCCAGCTGTTCAAGGTCGTGCCCGAAGAGTGGTTGCCCAAGGCCCACCACTGGCTGATCCTGCACGGCCGCTACACCTGCACGGCGAAGAAGCCCAAATGCCTGTCGTGCCTGATCGCCGACCTGTGCCCCTCGCGCGCGGGCCTGAGCGCGCTGGGCTGA
- a CDS encoding RimK family alpha-L-glutamate ligase, with product MTQIAVLTPDPADKSYIGRWPEVLARLKATLEGTGPTVTATAWTDHVDDASGLGAYDLILPVIAWGYHRDHGRWLTACETWSHAGLPVANPAEVLRWNSDKTYLARLEDRGVPIPPTRWTDRITQDQVDAAFAETGAPVLIVKPTVSAGAFRTLRLTPGQRLTDAPEGAAMIQPYLQSIETEGETSLLFFGGRFSHAVNKRPVPGDFRIQMQFGGLYRTVTPDAEATALAEQVLAAIAEPLLYARIDMARDDAGRWVLMEAELIEPDFYLDHDPANGAGFAAAVAARLNL from the coding sequence ATGACCCAGATCGCCGTCCTGACCCCCGACCCCGCCGACAAATCCTACATCGGCCGCTGGCCCGAGGTGCTGGCGCGCCTGAAGGCGACGCTGGAGGGAACGGGGCCAACGGTCACGGCCACCGCCTGGACCGATCATGTCGACGACGCCTCGGGGCTTGGAGCCTACGATCTGATCCTGCCGGTCATCGCCTGGGGCTATCACCGCGATCACGGCCGCTGGCTGACGGCCTGCGAGACCTGGAGCCATGCCGGCCTGCCGGTCGCCAACCCGGCCGAGGTGCTGCGTTGGAACTCCGACAAGACCTATCTGGCGCGGCTGGAGGACAGGGGCGTGCCGATTCCGCCGACGCGCTGGACCGACCGGATCACCCAGGACCAGGTGGACGCCGCCTTCGCCGAGACGGGGGCGCCGGTGCTGATCGTCAAGCCGACCGTCTCGGCCGGGGCCTTCCGCACCCTGCGTCTGACCCCCGGTCAGCGGCTGACGGACGCGCCGGAGGGGGCGGCGATGATCCAGCCCTATCTGCAATCCATCGAGACGGAGGGCGAGACCTCGCTGCTGTTCTTCGGCGGCCGGTTCAGCCACGCGGTCAACAAGCGGCCCGTGCCCGGCGACTTCCGCATCCAGATGCAGTTCGGCGGCCTTTACCGGACCGTGACGCCGGACGCCGAGGCGACGGCCCTGGCCGAGCAGGTGCTGGCGGCCATCGCCGAGCCGCTGCTGTACGCCCGAATCGACATGGCGCGCGACGACGCCGGGCGGTGGGTGCTGATGGAGGCCGAACTGATCGAGCCCGACTTCTATCTGGACCACGATCCGGCGAACGGCGCGGGCTTCGCCGCCGCCGTGGCCGCGCGCCTGAACCTCTAG
- a CDS encoding adenosine kinase, whose translation MTQNTAQYDVCAVGNAIVDVLSPCDAAFLTAQDLAPNSMQLVDAERSAALYDAMAPGVEASGGSAGNTVAGVGSFGGRAAYIGKVADDTLGQVFTHDIRAAGVHFDTPVLTGGADQGFGTGRCLINVLPDGARTMATFLGAANQLYADDIDQGLIGDSRIVYLEGYLFDPAPARAAFERAAAAAHQAGRKVAITLSDTFVVTRWRAELLDFITQSADIVLANEAELGALFETDDFDAAAARLAALVDIAAVTRGEQGSVVIQGQDRVVVAAFPVDKVIDTTGAGDQYAAGFLLGLARGLTLEEAGKLGSLAASEVIAHWGPRPMVKLADLAGQAGLKL comes from the coding sequence ATGACCCAGAACACCGCCCAATACGACGTCTGCGCCGTCGGCAACGCCATCGTCGATGTCCTCAGCCCCTGCGACGCCGCCTTCCTGACGGCCCAGGACCTGGCGCCCAACTCCATGCAGCTGGTCGACGCCGAACGCAGCGCCGCCCTGTACGACGCCATGGCGCCGGGGGTGGAGGCGTCGGGCGGCTCGGCCGGCAACACCGTGGCGGGCGTCGGTTCGTTCGGCGGGCGCGCGGCCTATATCGGCAAGGTGGCGGACGATACGCTGGGCCAGGTGTTCACCCATGACATCCGCGCGGCGGGCGTGCATTTCGACACCCCGGTCCTGACCGGCGGCGCGGACCAGGGCTTCGGCACCGGCCGCTGCCTGATCAATGTCCTGCCCGACGGCGCGCGCACCATGGCGACCTTCCTGGGCGCCGCGAACCAGCTTTACGCCGACGACATCGACCAGGGCCTGATCGGCGACAGCCGGATCGTCTATCTGGAGGGCTATCTGTTCGACCCGGCGCCGGCCCGCGCCGCCTTCGAACGCGCCGCCGCCGCAGCGCACCAGGCCGGGCGCAAGGTCGCCATCACCCTGTCGGACACCTTTGTCGTCACCCGCTGGCGCGCCGAACTGCTGGACTTCATCACCCAGTCCGCCGACATCGTCCTGGCCAACGAAGCCGAACTGGGCGCCCTGTTCGAGACGGACGACTTCGACGCCGCCGCCGCCAGACTGGCCGCCCTCGTCGATATCGCGGCGGTCACGCGCGGCGAGCAGGGGTCAGTCGTGATCCAGGGTCAGGACCGCGTCGTCGTCGCGGCCTTCCCGGTCGACAAGGTGATCGACACCACCGGCGCCGGCGATCAGTACGCCGCCGGCTTCCTTCTGGGCCTGGCGCGCGGCCTGACGCTGGAAGAGGCCGGCAAGCTGGGCTCGCTGGCCGCCAGCGAGGTCATCGCCCACTGGGGCCCCCGCCCCATGGTCAAGCTGGCCGATCTGGCCGGCCAGGCCGGCCTGAAGCTTTAA
- a CDS encoding GTP-binding protein — MTDTLSAATASTAAASGNTGGKIPVTVLTGYLGAGKTTLLNRILTEDHGKRYAVIVNEFGEIGIDNDLVVGADEDVFEMNNGCVCCTVRGDLIRVVAGLMKRQRPGKPAFDAIIVETTGLADPGPVAQTFFVDEDVKAKTQLDSVTALVDAKHVMARLDDSKEAREQVAFADRIILNKVDLATPEELDAVEARLRGLNPLAPIVRAQRSNVPLDQVLGLGAFDLDRILEVRPDWVNPPHGANGHVHDDHCGHDHGHDHHDHDHTHHDHDHHHGARGHAHQDDIRGISLSLDRPLDGTKFTAWLDRLLGEQGQNILRAKGIIDVKGEDRRLVFQAVHMILEGDLQREWGVAERRWSRAVFIGRDLDEAELRRGFEACAA, encoded by the coding sequence ATGACCGACACCCTCTCCGCCGCCACCGCCTCGACCGCCGCCGCTTCCGGTAACACGGGGGGCAAGATTCCCGTCACCGTCCTCACCGGCTATCTCGGCGCGGGCAAGACGACCCTGTTGAACCGCATCCTCACCGAGGACCACGGCAAACGGTACGCCGTCATCGTCAACGAGTTCGGCGAGATCGGCATCGACAACGACCTGGTGGTCGGCGCCGACGAGGATGTGTTCGAAATGAACAACGGCTGCGTCTGCTGCACGGTGCGCGGCGACCTGATCCGCGTCGTGGCCGGCCTGATGAAGCGCCAGCGCCCCGGAAAGCCCGCCTTCGACGCCATCATCGTGGAGACGACGGGGCTCGCCGACCCCGGCCCGGTGGCCCAGACCTTCTTCGTGGACGAGGACGTCAAGGCCAAGACCCAGTTGGACAGCGTCACCGCCCTGGTCGACGCCAAACACGTCATGGCCCGTCTGGACGATTCGAAGGAGGCGCGCGAGCAGGTGGCCTTCGCCGACCGAATCATCCTGAACAAGGTGGACCTGGCGACGCCGGAAGAGCTGGACGCCGTGGAGGCCCGCCTGCGCGGCCTGAACCCCCTGGCCCCCATCGTGCGGGCCCAGCGGTCGAACGTGCCGCTGGATCAGGTGCTGGGCCTGGGCGCCTTCGATCTGGACCGGATTCTGGAGGTCAGGCCGGACTGGGTGAACCCGCCGCACGGCGCCAACGGCCATGTGCATGACGATCACTGCGGTCACGATCATGGCCACGACCACCACGACCATGACCACACGCATCACGACCACGATCATCATCATGGGGCTCGCGGCCACGCCCACCAGGACGACATCAGGGGGATTTCCCTGTCGCTGGACCGCCCTCTGGACGGGACGAAGTTCACCGCCTGGCTGGATCGGCTGCTGGGCGAGCAGGGCCAGAACATCCTGCGCGCCAAGGGCATCATCGACGTCAAGGGCGAGGATCGCCGCCTAGTCTTCCAGGCGGTGCACATGATTCTGGAAGGCGACCTGCAACGCGAGTGGGGCGTCGCCGAACGCCGCTGGAGCCGCGCCGTCTTCATCGGCCGCGATCTGGACGAGGCCGAACTGCGTCGCGGTTTCGAAGCCTGCGCGGCCTGA